The following coding sequences lie in one Cloeon dipterum chromosome 1, ieCloDipt1.1, whole genome shotgun sequence genomic window:
- the LOC135934666 gene encoding serine-rich adhesin for platelets-like, whose translation MAADSDGSVIKTVVTCKGNLDDPDFSEKFNCFISQLGDLLCSSESGSLKVNKVEPWNSVRVTLTIPHDAAQRLRHLAQQGHHALRTLGILSVQVDGDQIISLTIASGNDEPQQISLQPSTSATAPVISEAPAPISSVVNHRPAFVDAVAAAPSPAVTPAAPPPAPLPPPPPPPSVPVATFSATATAANNVAPNVVAPVNEPIPFSPKTAARPPGSYGPFPFASMTHAATAMQSRESQHGPAAVTRFPFNPPPPYPGQATVAAAQQQQQPITAPVPSQQPAAQGPAAVVANHYQQNAQKVATNIANHVAKAAAAAASASTNCVASPASAANVALSSPLLVNLLQNDAPTPSKMLPPQLDKKKAAATKKVKRKEGEQSPPASPDHQQQQFSISMPSLPNIPNLNLSPPPAAADQRVAAAVASRPTATTASPPPPYAASRRPSVPVVNQVVPSTPSSESSSPNWTPSQKEASPPPLTSSGKRRQFLINPLTGHLEPMPSDSSSESEHEELPSEPFSFVDRSNSGFSDEDESNVSTVSRKETDQSDSEAKSTASTDSSSKKLLRDTLQAMPESGEKIKLRLKLDKNEPVTPAYNVSYVNVPPVKKVVERPLPQSRLFAGLTAAPPSAPNPAPSSPLAAAGEQPRVPPLHISLRGRNAAVVVNAPRVDGAREQASSSSVMPPSPKKLITAGGVVSVGDAERTAKRKVNRAKVKDGVEIRSLPTSLLATVGHEKQPAIVVKKKQLRVNSKSGVDSEKVAAVLTVPPKGPGRPEIKLEPPEEKPAELLPPPASLEVKSVLPPTEDVKEVAEKPPPPPAKAKKREVRRKSSCGEQREQNLLSGGGIVSDEPIDDETRAKMLLARKSRRSADAKIVGPALKETAPALQHEPTVENGVARSRGFLEGHSHLDRRDSLEEEKPNVKDLRLSAPISMKVLSRSSPSESGLSLLSSQSQELDPGLLPLSPSSSYNLMHSDTSVILTEKSQQPKGIKEEKPNKHHLNLPNTITAIAKPSPNCTKIKQVGEPSAKYRKVEPSLVDSTVDLVVNDKKVSLANLKKMATKPLNTTDNSRSKLSRIAESLKESGSVNVNLPLPSIDISVMNSKISAAVKDEKFLIKREATPVTSLEAEKPAPQQVKTTTAAAERVESPSNGGNGTHESGNTQGEDSGIESMDALSEKSPNQGESPQRKEEKDEPPAVEEKSSDAAVPLAEEVKPEVKCPEPKAVSKEGPVEPAEVKPETKDIRALTTNSKLAAALSDIPAVFLQSAPRGGDGAAFNMRSSKLMPIKLVKLPGNATPGQTLLELSIPKSEASSSTSSPVKILVPKMSPMKSQTISAVVVKSVVVTSASNVINMVRTASVQNDNKEETPIRWLPSSNVLPPPPPPVTATITALPATSTTTTALDNSPLSDDDPKPMWIKPALYTYSNAEKHRDSPSPSADELAKVDEPTVAESSPEEEKCSPLSTKESILKSELTSNELSPLHPNYNLNKDASDEHNYVARTKVKDKRLGEQLRIEIPIESHESEDKKPVRSTRSSSRLISPDLAKLEHRTPAVSPAEDDGIKGPLSSSSSTSSKLSPNTITLRAGVKRKRQESESSATSSIRDDQDESSPSLSDRPGKRKCSENAAELIKACMGVDDVPNKKLLTTMTSVKEEKRSPSACSDVSEKRAAMRTRRGGSLAAGDSSDDEQFLPDVPNKGRQSRQVTKDDRTGAKTPQKTPRSASKDEEKIGRANHRVGAVKVVSVSAIGAQATLLTTQQSEKRSRVETPPPGSSETPTRRSNRQQAATTVKATVIQQQQVESLAKSRETRGAMRMVRDEKSTAPSPTPPTTESAANTRRKTRSAKAAGY comes from the exons ATGGCCGCAGATAGTGATGGCAGTGTCATTAAAACTGTGGTCACTTGCAAAGGGAATTTAGACGATCCAGATTTCAGTGAGAAATTCAACTGCTTTATCTCCCAACTAGGAGATTTGCTATGTTCCA GTGAAAGTGGTTCTCTAAAAGTCAATAAAGTGGAGCCATGGAATTCTGTGCGTGTTACACTTACCATCCCCCATGATGCTGCCCAACGGCTGCGCCACTTGGCACAGCAAGGACACCATGCCCTCCGTACTCTAGGAATACTCTCTGTGCAAGTGGATGGTGACCAG ATCATCTCGCTGACAATCGCCAGCGGAAATGACGAGCCGCAGCAGATCAGCCTGCAGCCAAGCACCTCTGCGACAGCGCCAGTCATCAGCGAGGCGCCAGCCCCCATCAGCTCAGTGGTGAACCACCGACCAGCGTTTGTCGACGCTGTAGCAGCTGCGCCCAGCCCGGCGGTAACGCCGGCAGCACCGCCACCAGCTCCGctgccgccaccaccgccaccgccgagcGTTCCCGTGGCGACGTTCTCGGCTACCGCTACGGCGGCCAATAATGTTGCCCCCAATGTGGTGGCTCCCGTCAACGAGCCGATCCCCTTCTCCCCGAAGACTGCCGCGCGACCACCTGGCAGCTACGGCCCGTTTCCCTTTGCCAGCATGACTCACGCGGCGACAGCCATGCAGAGTCGCGAATCGCAGCATGGGCCCGCGGCGGTCACCCGCTTCCCCTTCAACCCGCCACCGCCGTATCCTGGCCAGGCGACGGTTGCGGCAGCgcaacagcaacaacagccCATCACGGCGCCGGTGCCAAGCCAGCAGCCCGCTGCCCAGGGTCCTGCCGCGGTGGTGGCGAACCACTACCAACAGAACGCGCAAAAGGTAGCCACCAACATTGCCAACCATGTGGccaaggcggcggcggcagcggcttCGGCGAGTACCAATTGCGTCGCATCGCCAGCCAGCGCGGCTAATGTTGCGCTGTCCAGCCCGCTGCTGGTCAACCTGCTGCAAAACGACGCGCCGACCCCTTCAAAAATGCTGCCGCCGCAGTTGGACAAGAAAAAGGCAGCTGCCACAAAGAAGGTGAAGAGAAAAGAGGGCGAGCAGTCACCGCCCGCGTCGCCCGaccatcagcagcagcagttcaGTATTTCGATGCCTTCTCTGCCCAACATCCCAAACCTGAACCTGTCACCGCCCCCCGCAGCCGCCGACCAgagggtggcggcggcagtggcgtCGCGACCAACTGCGACCACGGCCTCACCCCCGCCCCCATACGCAGCCAGCCGTCGACCCTCAGTCCCCGTTGTAAATCAAGTCGTGCCTTCAACCCCGTCATCCGAATCCTCCTCACCGAACTGGACTCCTAGTCAGAAGGAAGCGAGTCCGCCGCCTCTCACCTCCAGCGGCAAGCGGCGTCAGTTTCTGATCAACCCGCTCACCGGACACCTTGAACCGATGCCGAGCGACAGCAGCTCAGAGAGCGAGCATGAGGAGCTGCCCTCAGAGCCGTTCTCGTTCGTTGACCGCTCCAATTCTGGCTTCTCAGACGAAGATGAGTCCAACGTGAGCACCGTGTCGCGCAAGGAGACGGACCAGTCCGACTCGGAGGCCAAGTCGACCGCCAGCACGGACTCGTCAAGCAAAAAGCTGTTGCGCGACACGCTGCAGGCGATGCCTGAGAGTGGCGAGAAGATCAAGCTTCGACTAAAGCTGGATAAAAATGAGCCGGTGACGCCCGCTTACAATGTGTCTTATGTGAACGTTCCCCCAGTTAAAAAGGTGGTCGAGAGGCCGCTGCCCCAGAGCAGACTGTTCGCAGGCCTAACGGCCGCCCCACCCTCCGCCCCCAACCCAGCTCCCAGCTCGCCGCTCGCGGCAGCTGGCGAGCAGCCCCGCGTGCCTCCGCTGCATATATCGTTGCGCGGACGCAACGCGGCCGTCGTTGTCAACGCTCCGCGCGTCGATGGCGCCAGAGAGCAGGCGTCGTCATCGTCAGTCATGCCACCGTCGCCCAAGAAGCTGATCACCGCCGGTGGTGTAGTTAGTGTCGGCGACGCTGAAAGGACAGCCAAACGCAAGGTGAACCGCGCCAAAGTGAAAGACGGTGTCGAAATCAGAAGTCTGCCGACCAGCCTGCTCGCCACGGTTGGTCATGAAAAACAACCGGCGATTGTggtaaagaaaaaacagttgCGAGTGAACAGTAAAAGTGGCGTCGACAGCGAAAAGGTGGCCGCTGTTCTGACGGTGCCTCCGAAGGGCCCCGGTAGGCCAGAGATCAAGTTGGAGCCGCCAGAGGAGAAGCCTGCTGAGCTGCTGCCACCTCCCGCCTCGCTGGAGGTAAAGAGTGTGCTTCCTCCGACCGAAGACGTCAAGGAGGTGGCCGAAAAACCGCCCCCGCCGCCGGCCAAAGCGAAAAAGCGAGAGGTCAGGCGAAAGTCGTCTTGCGGCGAGCAGCGGGAACAGAATCTGCTCTCTGGTGGCGGAATTGTTAGTGATGAACCCATCGACGATGAGACCAGGGCCAAGATGCTACTGGCCAGAAAGTCGAGACGGTCCGCGGACGCCAAGATCGTGGGTCCTGCTTTGAAGGAAACCGCCCCGGCGCTGCAGCACGAGCCCACTGTGGAGAACGGCGTTGCGAGGAGTAGGGGCTTCTTAGAAGGTCACTCTCACCTGGACAGAAGAGATAGCCTAGAAGAGGAAAAACCTAATGTTAAGGATCTCAGATTATCAG CTCCAATTTCTATGAAAGTGTTGTCACGGAGTAGCCCCTCGGAATCAGGCCTAAGCCTTTTGTCCTCACAATCTCAGGAACTTGACCCCGGCCTCCTACCCCTGTCGCCATCTTCCTCTTACAATCTGATGCATAGCGACACTTCTGTGATATTAACCGAAAAAAGCCAGCAGCCGAAAGGCATCAAGGAAGAAAAACCCAATAAACACCACTTGAACCTTCCCAACACAATTACGGCAATCGCGAAACCGTCGCCGAACTGCACCAAGATCAAGCAGGTTGGCGAACCTTCAGCTAAGTATAGGAAAGTTGAACCCAGCTTGGTCGACTCCACGGTCGACCTGGTTGTAAACGACAAGAAGGTGTCGCTCGCGAACCTCAAGAAGATGGCGACGAAACCTCTGAACACGACTGACAACAGCAGGTCAAAGTTGTCAAGGATCGCTGAAAGTCTGAAAGAGTCTGGAAGCGTTAACGTAAACCTGCCTTTGCCATCCATAGACATCTCCGTCATGAACTCCAAGATCTCGGCCGCTGTGAAAGACGAAAAGTTTTTGATCAAGAGAGAAGCAACACCTGTCACTAGTCTAGAGGCTGAAAAACCTGCGCCGCAGCAAGTGAAGACGACGACTGCGGCGGCAGAGCGCGTTGAGAGTCCCAGTAACGGTGGTAATGGTACTCACGAGTCTGGAAACACACAGGGTGAAGACTCTGGCATTGAGTCGATGGATGCGCTATCAGAGAAGAGCCCAAACCAGGGTGAAAGTCCTCAGCGCAAGGAAGAAAAGGATGAGCCCCCCGCTGTCGAGGAGAAAAGCAGTGACGCCGCGGTGCCTTTGGCTGAAGAAGTCAAGCCCGAGGTCAAATGCCCAGAACCCAAGGCTGTGAGCAAGGAAGGGCCCGTCGAGCCGGCAGAGGTAAAGCCGGAAACGAAAGACATACGCGCCCTGACCACCAATTCGAAGCTGGCAGCCGCTCTCAGCGACATCCCGGCCGTCTTTCTGCAATCTGCCCCTAGGGGCGGCGACGGTGCCGCGTTCAACATGCGCTCCTCTAAGCTGATGCCCATCAAGCTGGTGAAACTGCCGGGGAACGCGACACCAGGCCAGACGCTGCTCGAGCTTAGCATCCCCAAGTCGGAAGCGTCCTCCTCAACATCCAGTCCTGTGAAAATCCTGGTGCCCAAAATGTCGCCCATGAAGTCTCAGACCATCTCTGCGGTCGTGGTTAAGTCTGTAGTAGTCACCTCTGCGTCCAACGTGATCAACATGGTGCGCACGGCCTCTGTGCAAAATGACAACAAGGAGGAGACACCCATCAGGTGGCTGCCTTCGAGTAACGTCCTGCCCCCTCCTCCACCACCTGTGACCGCCACCATTACCGCCTTGCCCGCAACGTCGACCACCACGACGGCTTTGGACAATTCGCCGCTCTCCGACGACGATCCCAAACCCATGTGGATCAAACCAGCCTTGTACACATACTCGAATGCTGAGAAGCACAGAGACAGTCCGTCGCCTTCTGCAGACGAACTGGCCAAAGTGGATGAGCCCACCGTTGCCGAATCGTCTCCTGAGGAG GAAAAGTGCTCCCCTTTATCAACCAAAGAGAGCATCCTCAAGTCAGAGCTTACAAGCAACGAACTGTCCCCGCTACACCCGAATTACAACCTCAACAAAGATGCTTCAGACGAACACAACTACGTCGCGAGGACAAAAGTAAAGGACAAGCGTCTTGGGGAGCAGCTAAGGATAGAAATTCCCATCGAGTCCCATGAATCGGAGGACAAGAAACCAGTGCGGAGCACTAGGTCCTCCTCTCGACTGATCAGTCCAGACCTGGCCAAGCTGGAACATAGAACGCCGGCGGTCAGCCCTGCGGAGGATGACGGCATTAAGGGGCCACTGTCCTCGAGTTCGTCCACCTCTTCAAAACTGAGTCCAAACACTATCACCCTCAGAGCGGGAGTCAAGAGAAAGAGACAGGAGTCTGAAAGCAGTGCCACCTCAAGCATAAGGGATGACCAGGACGAGAGCAGCCCGAGCCTGTCGGACAGGCCGGGCAAGCGGAAGTGCTCGGAGAACGCAGCCGAGCTGATAAAGGCGTGCATGGGCGTGGACGACGTGCCCAACAAGAAACTGCTGACCACAATGACTAGTGTCAAAGAAGAGAAAAGAAGCCCATCAGCGTGCAGTGATGTTAGTGAGAAGAGAGCGGCTATGAGGACCAGGCGAG GCGGCTCGTTGGCGGCAGGGGACTCCTCTGACGATGAACAATTTTTACCAGATGTGCCAAACAAGGGCAGACAGAGCAGGCAAGTGACAAAAGATGACAGGACAGGTGCCAAAACGCCGCAGAAAACGCCCCGATCTGCTAGCAAAGACGAGGAAAA AATTGGTAGGGCGAATCACAGAGTGGGAGCAGTCAAAGTCGTCAGCGTGTCGGCCATCGGTGCACAAGCCACCCTACTGACCACGCAGCAAAGCGAGAAGCGGTCAAGGGTGGAAACGCCACCGCCTGGCTCCTCGGAGACCCCAACGAGGCGATCCAACCGTCAGCAGGCAGCCACCACGGTCAAAGCAACAGTGATCCAGCAACAGCAGGTGGAATCTCTGGCCAAGTCGCGGGAGACGAGGGGCGCCATGCGAATGGTGCGCGACGAAAAGAGCACCGCACCTAGCCCGACGCCCCCAACCACCGAGTCCGCCGCCAACACGAGACGGAAAACGCGGAGCGCCAAGGCTGCAG GTTACTGA
- the LOC135934667 gene encoding nuclear envelope phosphatase-regulatory subunit 1 homolog: MSLERNACEDLKAFERRLTEIVACSQPGAVRWRVILVIVSVCLAVTAYYWLSDPLTNVVPLYQSLCNHPFFTLSSLAVIILMLSGALRKMVAPSILMSRTREVLSDYHMSCDDTGKLILRPRSVT, from the coding sequence ATGTCGCTGGAAAGAAACGCCTGTGAAGACCTGAAGGCGTTTGAGCGCCGCCTTACAGAAATTGTGGCATGTTCCCAGCCAGGGGCTGTTCGGTGGCGAGTCATCCTGGTAATCGTTTCGGTGTGCCTAGCTGTGACTGCGTATTACTGGCTCTCCGACCCGCTCACCAACGTGGTTCCTCTTTATCAGTCACTATGCAACCACCCATTCTTCACTCTCTCCAGTTTAGCCGTTATCATCCTTATGCTCAGTGGGGCACTTAGAAAAATGGTAGCTCCTTCGATATTGATGTCTCGCACCCGAGAAGTGCTCTCTGACTATCACATGTCCTGCGACGACACTGGAAAGCTTATTTTAAGGCCTAGATCAGTAACGTAG